The Dokdonia donghaensis DSW-1 DNA window TTCTTCTACATCTTCATCATCACTACCTTCTAGGTATACTTTTAAGAAACCTTCAAACTTTAAGATCTCCCCATTTGCTGTAAAATTATCTGTACCTGCACTAGAAGCTATTTCACATTTGTGCGCTCTAGTTGTGCTTCGCTCATTTGTGAAGCAATGGCACGTTTCCAGATAAGTTCATAAAGACGTATCTGGTCGCGATCCATATTTACAGAATGCTTTGAGAAATCTGTAGGACGTATCGCCTCGTGAGCCTCTTGTGCTCCCTTAGACTTGCCTTTATAATTACGTTCTTTATGAAACCTTACCATAAGCAGCTACAATCTCTGCCTTTCCCTTTGCATCTTTAGATAGGTTTACACTATCTGTTCTCATATATGTAATATGCCCAGCTTCATAGAGTCGCTGTGCCATCGTCATCGTTTTACTTACAGAGAAGTACAGTTTTCTACTTGCTTCCTGTTGTAAGGTAGAGGTTGTAAATGGTGGTGCTGGTGATTTTTTTGCTGGCTTCTTAGTAAGCGCATCTACTTTAAAAGTAGCACTAAGGTTTTCTCAAGAAAAGCCTTTGCCTGTTTTTTGGTAGTTATATTTTTAGGAAGTTTTGCTTTAAAAGACTTTCCATCTTGCGTAGTAAACTCTGCATCTACTCTATACGATGCTTTAGGCTCAAAACCTAAAACCTCACGCTCGCGCTCTACAATAAGTCTTACTGAAACAGATTGTACACGTCCGGCCGAAAGACCTCCTTTTACCTTTCTCCATAATACTGGAGAGAGCTCATACCCCACTAATCTATCAAGCACTCTACGCGCTTGTTGTGCATTTACAAGATCATAATCAATCTTACGAGGGTTCTCAATAGCTCTTAATATAGCCGTCTTTGTAATCTCGTGAAAAACAATACGTTTTGTACGGTCTGGTGTTAACCCAAGCTCTTGTTCTAAGTGCCAGGCTATAGCCTCTCCCTCGCGATCCTCATCACTAGCGAGCCACACCATCTCTGCTTTATTTGCAAGAGACTTAAGATTTCTCACCACCTTTTTCTTATCGTCTGAGACTTTATATTTTGGAGTAAAATCTCCATCTACATCAACACCTAACTCCTTAGAGGGAAGGTCTGCAATGTGTCCAAAACTACTCTCAACTTTATAGTCTGAGCCTAGAAATTTTCTATCGTTTTAGCCTTTGCAGGTGACTCCACAATGACGAGATTCTTTGCCATACATTTTATTTTTTCAGATTACAAAAGTAGATGTTTTTATTATATCGCAATCCGCAAGGCCGTTATTTCTGTAATAAATGCATTTTGAAAGCCTTATAAATTGTGGGTTAATGGGGCTTATTACGCTTTCGCGAAAGCGCACTCACACTACACACCTATCTGAGCAATGAGGTCTTCATCTTCGGTAAAGCCTACCACTTCCT harbors:
- a CDS encoding type IA DNA topoisomerase encodes the protein MADLPSKELGVDVDGDFTPKYKVSDDKKKVVRNLKSLANKAEMVWLASDEDREGEAIAWHLEQELGLTPDRTKRIVFHEITKTAILRAIENPRKIDYDLVNAQQARRVLDRLVGYELSPVLWRKVKGGLSAGRVQSVSVRLIVEREREVLGFEPKASYRVDAEFTTQDGKSFKAKLPKNITTKKQAKAFLEKTLVLLLK